In Acidobacteriota bacterium, the following proteins share a genomic window:
- a CDS encoding phosphoglycerate dehydrogenase → MKPKVVVAEEIAAAGIAALSEHCEVDLAVGVDREELKRRLVDARGLLVRSATTVDAELIAAAPNLDVIGRAGIGVDNIDLDAATAAGVLVVNAPNANVISAAEHTMALILAQARRIPEADASLRKGEWNRSKLGGVELHGKTLGILGLGKIGSLVAERARAFGMSLVAYDPFVSEERASRMGVSLVSKDEVLAAADFLTIHLPRNRETEGLLNAAAFRQMKSTAVVVNVARGGIVVESDLADAVANGVIAGAAIDVYDVEPTTSSPVFEQRAIVVTPHLGASTVEAQDKAGIAVAESVAATLRGELVLTGVNLDLGPNVPSELIAFLPLAAQLGRVFVALARGVPQDFTVIAEGAISEFSVKPLVLAVLKGALSTVSERPVSYVNALSIAAQRGVVVREMARASTDAYQSSIRITGTLDGRDRVVAGSISTHKGPVLTEIDGYYIEVPLGGNMLMLRNDDTPGVIGRVGGYLGKQGINIADMVVGRTPVGAAMMGLCLDQPVSEEQLADILSLAGVLSVRYFELG, encoded by the coding sequence GTGAAGCCAAAAGTCGTTGTCGCCGAAGAGATCGCCGCCGCGGGCATAGCGGCACTCTCCGAGCATTGCGAAGTCGACCTTGCGGTGGGTGTCGATCGCGAAGAGCTGAAACGTCGCCTTGTCGACGCGCGCGGACTTCTTGTCCGGTCGGCTACGACCGTGGATGCCGAGTTGATCGCTGCCGCACCGAATCTCGACGTGATCGGTCGTGCGGGGATCGGCGTGGATAACATCGATCTCGACGCAGCGACCGCAGCGGGTGTGCTCGTCGTCAACGCTCCCAACGCCAATGTCATCAGCGCTGCCGAACACACGATGGCGCTCATCCTCGCTCAGGCACGCCGCATCCCCGAGGCGGACGCATCACTCCGCAAAGGGGAATGGAATCGCTCGAAACTCGGGGGTGTCGAACTGCACGGAAAAACCCTCGGCATATTGGGTCTCGGCAAGATCGGATCGCTGGTCGCAGAACGTGCCAGAGCGTTTGGCATGTCGTTGGTTGCGTACGATCCGTTTGTGTCTGAGGAGCGGGCTAGCCGCATGGGCGTCAGCCTCGTCTCCAAGGACGAGGTGCTCGCAGCGGCTGATTTCCTTACGATTCACCTCCCCCGTAACCGCGAGACAGAAGGATTGCTCAACGCTGCGGCCTTTCGTCAGATGAAGTCAACAGCAGTCGTAGTGAACGTTGCCCGCGGGGGCATTGTTGTAGAGAGCGACCTCGCCGACGCCGTCGCCAATGGTGTGATTGCGGGTGCGGCGATCGATGTGTACGACGTCGAACCGACTACTTCGTCCCCAGTTTTTGAACAACGGGCGATCGTTGTGACGCCGCACCTTGGCGCTTCAACGGTCGAGGCTCAGGACAAAGCCGGGATTGCCGTGGCGGAATCGGTCGCTGCAACGTTGCGCGGGGAACTGGTGTTGACCGGTGTGAACCTCGATCTCGGCCCGAATGTACCGAGCGAGCTCATCGCCTTTCTCCCCCTTGCCGCCCAGTTGGGCCGCGTGTTTGTAGCGCTTGCACGGGGTGTCCCGCAGGACTTCACAGTCATAGCTGAGGGGGCAATCAGCGAGTTTTCCGTCAAGCCGCTCGTGCTGGCAGTGTTGAAAGGCGCACTCTCAACCGTATCTGAACGCCCGGTCTCCTACGTCAATGCGCTATCAATCGCGGCGCAACGTGGTGTTGTGGTGCGTGAAATGGCGCGCGCTTCGACCGATGCGTATCAATCGAGCATTCGGATCACGGGAACGTTGGATGGCCGCGACCGCGTTGTTGCGGGTTCGATCAGCACGCACAAGGGTCCTGTTCTTACCGAGATCGACGGCTATTACATCGAGGTCCCATTGGGTGGCAACATGCTGATGCTTCGCAACGATGACACTCCAGGCGTGATCGGACGTGTCGGCGGTTATCTGGGCAAGCAGGGGATCAACATTGCCGACATGGTCGTCGGTCGCACGCCCGTGGGCGCCGCGATGATGGGCTTGTGTCTCGATCAGCCCGTCTCAGAGGAGCAGCTGGCAGATATTCTGAGCCTTGCGGGTGTGCTCTCGGTCCGCTACTTCGAACTTGGATAG
- a CDS encoding universal stress protein — translation MTTTYWPPRHVLVGIDGSEQATRAAETAADMARTNGARLTIITVVRPPEGWWGIVGAPPTAAALARMLESAQREVLDAAEETVNLSDIEYQLVEEIGDPAAVLTNYALANDVDLIVLGRQGAGLLERIMIGSVANRVSHKAPSAVLLIP, via the coding sequence ATGACAACCACCTATTGGCCACCGAGACACGTCCTTGTTGGCATCGACGGGTCCGAACAAGCGACCCGCGCAGCCGAGACCGCCGCCGACATGGCGCGGACAAACGGAGCCAGGTTGACAATCATCACAGTCGTGAGACCACCTGAAGGCTGGTGGGGGATTGTTGGCGCTCCGCCAACCGCAGCAGCGTTGGCGCGGATGCTCGAGTCCGCACAGCGTGAGGTCCTCGACGCTGCCGAGGAGACCGTCAATCTCAGCGATATCGAATATCAGCTTGTGGAAGAGATCGGCGATCCCGCGGCGGTGCTGACCAACTACGCGCTTGCCAACGACGTCGACCTTATCGTCCTCGGACGCCAAGGAGCCGGATTGCTGGAGAGGATCATGATCGGCTCGGTGGCTAACCGAGTCTCGCACAAGGCCCCGAGCGCGGTATTGCTCATTCCGTAG
- the ppc gene encoding phosphoenolpyruvate carboxylase codes for MEDTSESRDASLRLDIRLLGDLLGETLVRQEGPQLLALVEEVRKYTKLIRGAGDQPADLSATKDLTDLLADLDIDTTMSLVRAFTVFFYLANVAEQTHRLDEDTQRGSAGSGQLERVVDAILDSDHVGNDNLQAAVESLDLRPVFTAHPTEAARRSILSKTTAIAVLLNKRSDARLSATDKARLVRRIAEHIDLIWQTNELRDERPTPVDEARSAIYYFDQIFSQVAGDLFDEFAHQMTRLDLDYPPTLAPVSFGTWVGGDRDGNPNVTPSVTFEILVLQHDRALRGLTKAVEELSAALSSSDFHTEVSSSLTESLVTDSVALPETARKYQALSAGEPYRQKCAFIYQRLLNTRHRIATDGTHEPGVDYLEAGAFLSDLELMHDSLMENNGELIAGGLVARLMRRTAAFGFRLATMDIREHADRHTALISHLLDRVGQPGYTDMDLDNRVALLTHELAGGRPLSTLASELPDDLARTLEIFHTVRRALKRFGPDVIESYIISETRGADDVLAAAVLARDAGLVDLTAGVASIGFVPLFETIDEVRNAHLIMDKLLSAAPYRELVRLRGDRQEVMLGYSDSNKHGGITTSQWELYRCSRSLRDVAIKYGIELVLFHGRGGTVGRGGGPTGEAIMAQPWGTIHGRIKITEQGEVIADKYGLPRLAADNMELALAATLEATVFHQSSRREPDVLERWDTAMSAISDPAYEAYRSLIDDPRLVDYFLTSTPVNELASMNIGSRPSKRPGGGTDNVGLGGLRAIPWVFGWTQSRQIIPGWFGVGAGLSAAREAGHGDLIDEMYREWSFFQAFISNVEMTVAKTDLTIAARYVDALAKPESAGLFDVIEHEFNQTLEQILLITGGDALIDRYPTLRHTLAVRDRYLDPISYLQVSLLQRVRKSDVVDPDLRRALLLTVNGLAAGLRNTG; via the coding sequence ATGGAAGACACAAGCGAGAGCCGGGACGCGTCACTTCGCCTTGACATCAGACTGCTCGGAGACCTCCTAGGTGAGACGCTGGTGCGCCAAGAAGGCCCGCAACTGCTGGCGCTCGTCGAGGAAGTTCGCAAGTACACCAAGCTGATCCGCGGAGCCGGAGACCAGCCGGCGGACCTGTCCGCAACAAAGGATCTCACCGACCTCCTCGCCGATCTTGATATCGACACAACAATGTCGCTCGTCCGTGCGTTCACTGTATTTTTCTACCTCGCCAACGTTGCCGAGCAAACACACCGCCTCGACGAAGACACCCAGCGGGGCTCTGCAGGTAGCGGTCAACTCGAGCGAGTAGTCGATGCGATATTAGATTCAGATCATGTTGGGAACGACAACCTTCAAGCTGCCGTAGAGAGTCTCGATCTCCGGCCGGTGTTCACCGCCCATCCCACAGAAGCTGCGAGGCGGTCAATTCTCTCCAAGACAACAGCCATCGCGGTCCTTCTCAACAAACGCTCTGACGCCCGGCTCTCCGCAACGGACAAGGCACGGCTAGTCCGACGAATCGCCGAGCACATCGACCTCATTTGGCAAACCAATGAACTCCGCGATGAGCGGCCGACACCGGTCGACGAGGCCCGTTCAGCGATCTACTACTTCGACCAGATTTTCAGCCAGGTTGCGGGCGACCTATTCGACGAGTTCGCACACCAGATGACGCGCCTCGACCTCGACTACCCGCCTACGCTCGCACCCGTGTCGTTCGGCACTTGGGTTGGCGGGGATCGCGACGGCAACCCCAACGTGACACCTTCGGTGACGTTCGAGATCCTTGTTCTTCAGCACGATCGAGCGCTGCGTGGCCTCACCAAAGCCGTCGAAGAACTCTCCGCCGCGTTGAGTTCCTCCGACTTCCACACGGAGGTCAGCAGCAGCCTTACGGAATCGTTGGTTACTGACTCAGTTGCGCTCCCCGAGACCGCGCGCAAGTATCAAGCGCTGTCCGCCGGAGAGCCATACCGCCAGAAGTGTGCGTTTATCTATCAGCGACTGCTCAATACCCGACATCGAATCGCAACCGACGGCACACACGAGCCCGGTGTCGACTACCTAGAGGCCGGAGCATTTCTCTCTGACCTCGAGCTGATGCACGACAGCCTGATGGAAAACAACGGCGAACTGATAGCTGGAGGACTCGTCGCCCGCCTCATGCGACGGACAGCCGCCTTCGGATTCCGACTCGCCACCATGGACATTCGCGAGCATGCCGACCGCCACACTGCACTGATCAGCCACCTACTCGACCGCGTCGGCCAGCCCGGATACACCGATATGGACCTCGACAATAGGGTCGCCCTCCTCACCCATGAACTCGCAGGCGGAAGACCATTGAGCACGCTTGCCTCAGAACTACCGGATGACCTTGCGAGGACTTTGGAGATCTTTCACACCGTACGGCGCGCACTAAAACGTTTCGGACCTGACGTGATCGAGTCGTACATCATCTCGGAAACGCGCGGGGCGGACGACGTGCTCGCTGCTGCGGTGCTGGCCCGCGATGCAGGACTCGTTGACCTCACAGCGGGTGTCGCATCCATCGGATTCGTCCCACTGTTCGAAACGATCGATGAGGTACGCAACGCCCACCTCATCATGGACAAGCTGCTTTCTGCGGCGCCGTACCGTGAATTGGTTCGCCTGCGCGGAGATCGCCAGGAGGTCATGCTCGGCTATTCAGACTCGAACAAACACGGTGGCATAACAACGTCCCAGTGGGAGCTGTACCGGTGCTCACGTTCCCTTCGCGATGTCGCGATCAAGTACGGAATCGAGCTCGTGCTATTCCACGGTCGCGGTGGAACTGTTGGCCGCGGGGGTGGCCCCACAGGTGAGGCGATCATGGCGCAGCCGTGGGGCACCATCCACGGCCGCATCAAGATCACCGAGCAGGGTGAGGTCATCGCCGACAAATATGGCCTTCCCAGGCTCGCCGCTGACAACATGGAACTTGCGCTTGCGGCAACACTAGAAGCAACGGTGTTCCATCAAAGTTCTCGACGAGAGCCGGACGTTCTCGAGCGCTGGGACACCGCCATGTCCGCGATTAGCGATCCCGCATACGAAGCGTACCGGTCGCTGATCGACGACCCCCGTCTGGTTGATTACTTTTTGACATCGACACCCGTGAACGAACTCGCTTCGATGAACATTGGGTCGCGCCCATCGAAGCGCCCCGGCGGCGGCACGGACAACGTCGGCCTTGGCGGACTGAGGGCGATCCCGTGGGTGTTCGGCTGGACGCAGTCACGTCAAATCATTCCCGGTTGGTTTGGGGTCGGAGCGGGCCTGAGCGCGGCTCGCGAGGCAGGCCACGGCGACCTTATCGACGAAATGTATCGAGAGTGGTCCTTCTTCCAGGCGTTCATCTCAAACGTCGAGATGACGGTGGCCAAGACCGACCTTACGATTGCAGCCCGCTACGTCGACGCGCTCGCAAAACCCGAGTCGGCGGGTCTGTTCGATGTGATAGAGCACGAGTTCAACCAGACACTCGAGCAGATTCTCCTCATCACCGGCGGGGATGCTCTGATTGACCGATACCCGACGCTACGTCACACGCTTGCGGTGCGAGATCGCTACCTCGACCCCATCAGCTACCTACAGGTGTCGCTGCTCCAGCGTGTTCGCAAATCTGACGTCGTAGACCCCGACCTGAGGCGCGCCCTGCTGCTGACAGTAAACGGCCTAGCTGCAGGCCTCCGCAACACCGGCTAG
- a CDS encoding HAD family phosphatase has translation MLVDSEPLAEEAWAHVLSTHGATMTTDDVRAVAGTSSTDTYDYFARSTNLPPYSEVASAVDAYLLPALADRLEPFADAVATVRALAAEGVPLAVASSSNRRELDMKLAKFDLARHFDYVIAGDEVAFGKPAPDLYVGAASGLGVDPRSCLAVEDSVHGAKAAHAAGMRVVLIDRVGIIPADWSTVSSIDPEFIKTWLGLA, from the coding sequence GTGCTCGTCGACTCAGAGCCGTTGGCCGAGGAGGCCTGGGCACATGTGTTGAGTACGCATGGCGCAACTATGACGACCGACGACGTGAGAGCCGTTGCCGGCACAAGTTCGACCGATACTTACGACTATTTTGCTCGTTCCACCAACCTTCCGCCATATTCCGAAGTAGCGTCAGCGGTGGACGCGTATCTCCTTCCGGCGCTGGCGGACCGCCTCGAGCCTTTTGCTGATGCGGTTGCGACCGTGCGAGCACTCGCTGCCGAAGGTGTCCCTCTGGCAGTCGCATCGTCGTCGAACCGTCGCGAGCTCGACATGAAGTTGGCAAAATTCGATCTTGCCAGACACTTCGATTACGTGATCGCGGGTGACGAGGTTGCATTCGGGAAACCCGCCCCTGACCTGTATGTGGGCGCGGCCTCCGGCCTCGGCGTTGACCCGCGTTCATGCCTCGCGGTCGAGGATTCGGTCCACGGCGCAAAGGCCGCCCACGCTGCGGGGATGCGGGTCGTGCTCATCGATCGCGTCGGCATCATTCCCGCCGACTGGTCGACGGTTTCGTCCATCGATCCCGAATTCATAAAAACCTGGTTGGGCCTTGCGTAA
- a CDS encoding DUF983 domain-containing protein, with product MATTSFTDPPSLTRKITRGIRKKCSRCGGGRLFPRWFEQHEDCPNCGLHFERENGYFLGAMMINFGVTEAVFLVVLLTSLVITWPDIPVGKLTAIMLATNLAVPLLFWPFSRTLWVAAERHFYLKNNEDS from the coding sequence ATGGCTACGACATCGTTCACCGATCCCCCATCCCTTACCCGTAAAATCACTCGCGGGATTCGTAAGAAGTGCTCGCGGTGCGGAGGTGGCAGACTGTTCCCCCGCTGGTTCGAGCAACACGAAGACTGCCCGAATTGCGGTCTCCACTTCGAACGCGAGAACGGCTACTTCCTGGGCGCGATGATGATTAACTTCGGCGTGACCGAAGCCGTATTCCTGGTGGTATTGCTCACATCCCTTGTCATCACTTGGCCAGACATCCCTGTCGGGAAACTCACAGCGATAATGCTGGCCACGAACCTTGCAGTTCCTCTACTCTTCTGGCCCTTCTCACGCACTCTCTGGGTTGCGGCAGAACGGCACTTCTATCTGAAGAACAACGAGGATTCCTGA
- the gatB gene encoding Asp-tRNA(Asn)/Glu-tRNA(Gln) amidotransferase subunit GatB encodes MKGGRVVVAWEAVIGIETHVELQTKSKMFCGCAVSFGDAPNTNTCPVCLALPGAIPVPNKEAIEGIVKIGTALDSTINKDSLFYRKNYFYPDLPKNYQISQYTFPVCEFGKLEIQVDGEPFTVGITRVHMEEDTGKSRHVGEGGRIHEASHSLLDFNRSGVPLVEIVTEPDIRTAEQARAYGAEIQRIVRTLGVSDARLEEGSMRFDANVSVRRGPDAELGTRTETKNVNSLRSLQRAIEFEIDRQIKVLEDGGSIIQETRHWNEDKGVTISMRIKEESEDYRYFQEPDMLPLEIDEQWQARVKAGQPELPAETRMRLVELGTDLHTAELLADDPSLRTLFDRAVNEGADGKQTGIWLTQEVVAYLRREEKSLGGTSLSSAHLVELAAMVSAGDLSSTAAKEVLIGVLSGEGTPRAIAEARDLIQISDTGFLETELDSVIADNADAFAKLLHGDSKMIGFFVGQIMRRTGGKADPRMVSEMVRNRANG; translated from the coding sequence AGACAAAGTCAAAGATGTTCTGCGGGTGCGCTGTCTCGTTCGGCGATGCGCCGAACACGAATACTTGTCCGGTGTGTCTGGCCTTGCCGGGCGCGATTCCTGTGCCCAACAAGGAGGCGATCGAGGGCATCGTCAAGATCGGGACCGCGCTCGATTCCACGATCAACAAGGATTCACTGTTCTACCGCAAGAACTACTTTTACCCTGACCTGCCGAAGAACTATCAGATCAGCCAGTACACGTTTCCGGTGTGCGAGTTCGGCAAACTCGAGATTCAGGTGGATGGAGAGCCGTTCACCGTCGGTATCACGCGGGTCCACATGGAGGAGGACACCGGGAAGAGCCGCCACGTTGGTGAGGGCGGCCGCATCCACGAGGCCAGCCATTCGTTGCTTGACTTCAACCGATCCGGCGTCCCGCTCGTCGAGATTGTGACCGAGCCCGACATTCGTACCGCCGAACAGGCCAGGGCGTACGGTGCTGAGATTCAGAGAATCGTTCGCACCCTCGGTGTCTCAGACGCACGCCTTGAGGAGGGTTCGATGCGGTTTGATGCCAACGTCTCGGTGCGGCGCGGACCAGACGCCGAGCTCGGCACAAGAACAGAGACGAAGAACGTGAACTCTCTGCGGTCGCTCCAGCGGGCGATCGAGTTCGAGATTGATCGGCAGATCAAGGTTCTCGAGGACGGCGGGTCGATCATTCAAGAGACACGTCATTGGAACGAGGACAAGGGCGTCACGATCAGTATGCGCATCAAGGAGGAGTCCGAGGACTATCGGTACTTCCAAGAGCCCGACATGCTGCCGCTCGAGATCGACGAACAGTGGCAGGCAAGGGTGAAGGCCGGCCAGCCAGAACTTCCCGCCGAGACACGTATGCGCCTTGTTGAGCTCGGCACCGATCTGCATACCGCAGAGTTGCTTGCCGACGACCCAAGTCTCAGGACTCTCTTTGATCGTGCGGTAAATGAGGGTGCTGATGGCAAGCAAACGGGGATTTGGTTAACCCAGGAAGTGGTTGCGTACCTTCGCCGTGAGGAGAAGTCGTTGGGCGGGACCTCTCTGTCGAGCGCCCACTTGGTGGAGCTGGCAGCCATGGTGTCCGCTGGCGACCTCTCGTCGACGGCCGCAAAAGAAGTACTCATCGGGGTGCTTTCCGGTGAGGGGACACCTCGAGCGATCGCCGAGGCAAGGGATCTCATCCAGATTTCGGACACGGGCTTCCTCGAAACCGAACTCGACAGCGTGATCGCCGACAACGCAGATGCGTTTGCGAAGCTGTTGCACGGTGACTCGAAGATGATCGGCTTCTTTGTCGGCCAAATCATGAGACGCACCGGTGGCAAGGCCGACCCCCGCATGGTATCCGAGATGGTCAGGAACCGGGCCAACGGATAG
- a CDS encoding ATP-binding cassette domain-containing protein, translated as MARCGAVAVPNISIPPFGRLVLFGANGAGKTTLLRHLFDTRSDVAYLPQHTWMLRGPAIRTLAVGLSETKTSRAKHWAALLGVADVLDVRGRSLSGGEQKRVNLARVLASEAKLLLLDEPLAPIDQRDRGLVIRAIAEASEERSAVIVAHDRDVVAMLATEVAILVDGEILQQGPVADVMHSPVSEDVAQIIGVENVLVGAVTEVRADMCTVACGPVSINARLAEGLDVGDKVAVLFGAEAVLVSRGDTTTSAQNNWRGSVSSSVRLGSLIRLIVDVGVPIVAVITPAARDALGIEVSAEVFVSVKATAVRAVERA; from the coding sequence ATGGCTAGATGCGGAGCGGTCGCTGTACCGAATATCTCGATTCCGCCATTCGGACGACTGGTTCTTTTCGGCGCCAACGGCGCTGGAAAGACCACGCTCCTCCGACACCTGTTCGACACGCGGAGCGATGTTGCATATCTACCGCAGCACACGTGGATGCTGCGCGGTCCTGCGATCCGCACGCTGGCCGTCGGTTTATCCGAAACGAAGACGTCACGTGCGAAACATTGGGCCGCGTTACTCGGTGTCGCGGACGTTCTTGACGTACGGGGGCGAAGTCTGTCCGGTGGCGAGCAGAAGCGCGTCAACCTAGCTCGGGTGCTTGCTTCGGAGGCCAAACTGCTGCTACTTGACGAACCTCTTGCCCCGATTGACCAGCGAGATCGAGGGTTAGTAATCCGCGCCATTGCGGAAGCCTCAGAGGAACGGTCGGCGGTGATCGTGGCCCATGACCGCGACGTTGTCGCGATGTTGGCGACTGAGGTTGCGATCTTGGTTGATGGCGAGATTTTGCAGCAGGGTCCGGTCGCCGACGTTATGCATTCACCTGTTTCTGAAGACGTTGCGCAAATCATCGGGGTGGAAAATGTGCTCGTAGGAGCTGTAACCGAGGTGCGCGCCGACATGTGCACCGTTGCGTGCGGTCCCGTGTCGATCAACGCTCGCCTTGCCGAAGGCCTCGACGTCGGCGACAAGGTTGCTGTCCTATTCGGCGCTGAGGCTGTGCTCGTTTCGCGCGGAGACACAACAACATCGGCCCAAAACAACTGGCGGGGCTCCGTCTCTTCAAGTGTCCGTCTCGGCTCTCTAATACGGCTCATCGTCGATGTTGGTGTGCCGATCGTCGCTGTCATCACACCGGCGGCTCGGGATGCTCTCGGTATTGAAGTCTCTGCCGAGGTGTTCGTGAGCGTGAAGGCGACAGCGGTCCGGGCGGTGGAGAGAGCGTGA
- a CDS encoding substrate-binding domain-containing protein, translating into MRKVAMLAVLVVATGACGSSVSPSAPVVAAGTTVVDNGVVKYLVEASPGLGAARVVAATSAEALELLQQGAADLAIVHAPDRLAAFTQRHEDASTGTLFGTRFVLVGPPETASAYDGLTAPEAFAAIARDGAPFVTRADGSGTYESEIGVWAASGIDPAGAPWLITTGQGMGFTLQVALVRKAFVWVEEGTLAASSLAETLRIVQIADADRYDNVYTAVWLVDTSDRLADFVGWVGSNAGTAAISAMNSSLFGRGVVVPPTE; encoded by the coding sequence GTGAGGAAGGTAGCGATGCTAGCCGTGCTGGTGGTTGCGACTGGAGCGTGTGGAAGTTCGGTCTCACCATCCGCGCCGGTTGTTGCTGCCGGCACCACTGTGGTGGACAACGGTGTTGTCAAGTACTTGGTCGAAGCTTCTCCGGGGCTAGGCGCCGCTCGCGTTGTGGCTGCAACATCGGCGGAGGCGCTAGAACTGTTACAGCAGGGCGCTGCCGACCTGGCGATCGTGCACGCTCCGGATCGGCTGGCGGCGTTTACGCAGCGCCACGAAGACGCCTCCACCGGCACTCTGTTTGGGACGAGGTTCGTGCTTGTCGGTCCGCCCGAAACCGCAAGTGCCTATGACGGACTCACCGCACCCGAAGCATTTGCCGCGATCGCTCGCGACGGCGCGCCGTTCGTTACTCGTGCCGACGGGTCGGGGACGTATGAGTCTGAGATCGGTGTGTGGGCAGCATCGGGTATCGATCCAGCCGGCGCTCCTTGGCTCATCACCACAGGTCAGGGCATGGGTTTCACTCTGCAGGTCGCCCTCGTGCGCAAAGCCTTCGTATGGGTCGAAGAGGGGACGTTGGCGGCATCATCGCTTGCCGAGACTCTGCGTATCGTCCAGATCGCCGACGCTGACAGGTACGACAATGTGTACACCGCCGTGTGGCTTGTCGACACGTCCGACCGACTCGCCGATTTTGTTGGATGGGTGGGGTCGAACGCAGGTACCGCCGCCATCAGCGCAATGAACAGCTCCCTATTTGGGCGCGGTGTCGTCGTGCCGCCTACGGAATGA
- a CDS encoding ABC transporter permease yields MGFLGDVLRETLDFFRGSGADLTSVVIRTVWIAISATLGAVVLGVPLGVILGRTRFVGRTLVMTLVNTAMALPPVLVGLVLLLLIWPAGPLGGLNILFTPAAMVIAQVVLATPIVIGLTAAAVGSLPAPAVEFVSSLQLNAVTRFRVYVTEAWPQILAAVATGFGRVIAEVGAVLLVGGNIVGETRVLTTAIVQETRQARFGAALALGGVLLVVALFTNGVLTWLQVKGERDG; encoded by the coding sequence ATGGGTTTTCTCGGTGACGTTCTCCGGGAGACCCTCGACTTCTTCCGAGGATCGGGGGCGGATCTCACCTCGGTTGTGATAAGAACCGTATGGATCGCCATATCGGCAACGCTCGGTGCCGTTGTGTTGGGTGTGCCGCTCGGTGTGATTCTCGGGAGGACCCGGTTTGTCGGCCGGACGCTTGTGATGACCCTCGTTAACACGGCCATGGCCCTTCCGCCGGTGTTGGTTGGGCTGGTTCTGTTGCTGCTGATTTGGCCCGCCGGTCCCCTCGGTGGTCTGAACATTTTGTTCACGCCCGCCGCAATGGTGATCGCCCAGGTAGTACTGGCCACACCGATCGTGATTGGGCTCACTGCTGCCGCAGTAGGTTCGCTTCCGGCTCCTGCCGTCGAGTTCGTGAGTTCGCTGCAGCTGAACGCAGTGACACGATTCAGGGTGTATGTAACGGAGGCCTGGCCGCAGATCTTGGCGGCAGTCGCAACTGGGTTTGGCCGCGTGATCGCCGAGGTTGGCGCTGTGCTGCTTGTTGGCGGAAACATCGTTGGCGAGACGCGTGTTTTGACCACGGCGATTGTTCAAGAGACACGTCAGGCGAGGTTCGGTGCTGCTCTCGCGCTCGGCGGGGTGCTCCTTGTGGTTGCATTGTTTACGAACGGTGTACTGACGTGGTTGCAGGTAAAGGGAGAGCGCGATGGCTAG